The proteins below come from a single Candidatus Bathyarchaeia archaeon genomic window:
- a CDS encoding DMT family transporter, whose product MKNTRLIGFFAIVGAALIWGSNGVIINVVPFPSYVIAFFRVFIAALAIALGILIAGKWRLLRPSYPLKGLFILGLILCLGWGLLFEAMKRLPIAEAVLLNYTAPIFVALLSPGLLKEKTSKRTAVALGLSFTGIILILLSPVKLQLNSSHLLGIVIGISAGLSYALFIVYSKKTVAHINHYTLALYANIFASLILAPGLITFTYASFPQTQIWLLLLTLGVVNTAFALTLYYSGLRKVRAQEAAVLTYLEPVSAAFYGYLFLGQLLTTLAIIGGALVIIGGYLATLQQDVENNTNEKPHH is encoded by the coding sequence TTGAAGAATACGCGTCTCATAGGTTTCTTCGCGATCGTTGGGGCGGCCCTGATATGGGGTTCTAATGGCGTCATCATTAACGTTGTTCCATTCCCTTCTTACGTAATCGCCTTTTTCCGCGTTTTCATAGCGGCCTTAGCCATCGCGCTTGGAATTCTCATCGCTGGAAAGTGGAGACTCCTTAGACCCTCCTATCCTTTAAAGGGGCTATTCATCCTCGGCCTCATATTATGCCTTGGATGGGGACTTCTTTTCGAAGCGATGAAACGCCTTCCCATAGCGGAGGCCGTCCTCTTAAACTACACAGCACCCATCTTCGTCGCCCTTCTATCCCCTGGACTATTGAAAGAGAAGACTTCTAAGCGAACAGCAGTCGCCCTTGGCCTATCTTTCACCGGCATCATCCTCATTCTCCTCTCCCCTGTAAAACTCCAACTCAATAGCAGCCATCTATTGGGAATCGTCATCGGTATCTCCGCAGGCCTCTCCTACGCCCTCTTTATCGTATACTCTAAGAAAACGGTCGCGCACATTAACCACTACACGTTGGCCCTATACGCGAACATCTTCGCCTCCCTCATCCTAGCACCTGGGTTAATCACCTTCACTTATGCCAGCTTCCCTCAAACTCAGATATGGCTCCTATTACTCACTTTAGGGGTTGTGAACACGGCTTTCGCCCTCACCCTATACTATAGTGGACTTAGGAAGGTTAGGGCTCAGGAAGCCGCGGTCCTCACGTATCTGGAACCGGTAAGCGCGGCCTTCTACGGATATCTTTTCTTGGGCCAACTCCTTACCACGCTAGCCATTATCGGAGGAGCCTTAGTCATC